A genomic stretch from Natronomonas gomsonensis includes:
- a CDS encoding DUF1328 domain-containing protein yields METTTIAASVKHQLSAGVASLVPLQLSGDFLQWAVIFFVIAIVAAVLGARGVAGVTMTIAKWFVIIFLVLAVISLLL; encoded by the coding sequence ATGGAGACCACTACAATCGCGGCGTCGGTCAAACACCAGTTGTCGGCCGGGGTTGCTAGCTTGGTCCCGCTACAATTGTCAGGCGATTTCCTTCAGTGGGCGGTGATATTTTTCGTAATTGCAATCGTCGCAGCAGTCCTCGGTGCACGCGGGGTCGCCGGAGTCACGATGACCATCGCAAAGTGGTTCGTCATCATCTTCTTGGTGTTGGCTGTGATTTCGCTTCTCCTTTGA
- a CDS encoding acetamidase/formamidase family protein: MSPEPTVDREISARDENVHRGWSAAFDPIASVEPGSVVRFDCRGAPDGHFDSESTVEALETMSFEGHPLTGPVRVEGAEPGDVLAVEFLEFQHKGFGVSYFYPGDAGKGLLPESFEDPGLHVWDLDGEVGRFVDGIEVPLHPFPGVVGVAPSEPGTHSTVPPRRVGGNIDIKHLTTGSTLYLPVETEGALLSIGDCHAAQGDGEVCVTGIEAPMFVTARLSVRSDMNVDGPQFETTGPFTANGVDGPTYGTAGVADELMEATKLAVRHMVDHLEAVRGLTRDEAYLLCSAAVDLKINQVVNRPMWTVSAYLPKSIFPGDDTV; this comes from the coding sequence ATGTCACCGGAACCCACTGTCGACCGGGAGATAAGCGCCCGAGACGAGAACGTCCACCGAGGTTGGAGTGCCGCTTTCGACCCCATTGCGTCGGTCGAACCGGGGTCAGTCGTGCGATTCGACTGTCGAGGGGCACCGGACGGGCACTTCGACAGCGAGTCGACGGTCGAAGCCCTCGAAACGATGTCCTTCGAGGGGCATCCGTTGACCGGCCCCGTTCGGGTCGAGGGGGCCGAACCGGGGGACGTACTCGCCGTCGAGTTCCTCGAGTTCCAGCACAAGGGGTTCGGTGTGAGTTACTTCTATCCGGGCGATGCGGGGAAGGGACTGCTTCCGGAGTCCTTCGAGGACCCCGGACTCCACGTGTGGGACCTCGACGGCGAAGTCGGACGGTTCGTCGACGGAATCGAAGTCCCGCTGCATCCGTTTCCGGGCGTCGTCGGCGTCGCGCCGTCGGAACCGGGGACCCACAGCACCGTCCCACCGAGGCGGGTGGGCGGGAACATAGACATCAAACACCTCACCACGGGGTCGACGCTGTACCTCCCGGTCGAGACCGAGGGCGCGCTGCTCAGCATCGGCGACTGCCACGCGGCACAGGGTGATGGGGAGGTGTGCGTGACCGGTATCGAGGCTCCGATGTTCGTCACTGCTCGACTCTCGGTGCGGTCGGATATGAACGTCGACGGTCCACAGTTCGAGACGACGGGACCGTTCACGGCGAATGGGGTGGACGGACCGACGTACGGAACGGCGGGTGTCGCCGACGAACTCATGGAGGCGACCAAACTGGCCGTCCGTCACATGGTCGACCACCTCGAAGCGGTGCGGGGACTCACTCGCGATGAGGCGTATCTCCTCTGTTCGGCCGCGGTCGATTTGAAAATCAACCAGGTCGTGAACCGACCGATGTGGACGGTGTCAGCGTATCTTCCGAAGAGCATCTTCCCGGGCGACGATACGGTATGA
- a CDS encoding cold-shock protein → MVNGKVDFFNDTGGYGFIATEDSDDDVFFHMEDVGGEDLTEGTEIEFEIEQAPKGPRATNVVRA, encoded by the coding sequence ATGGTAAACGGTAAGGTTGATTTCTTCAACGACACGGGCGGCTACGGTTTCATCGCGACTGAGGACTCTGACGACGACGTTTTCTTCCACATGGAGGACGTTGGCGGTGAGGATCTGACAGAAGGGACGGAAATCGAATTCGAGATCGAACAGGCCCCCAAGGGCCCGCGCGCGACGAACGTCGTCCGCGCTTAA
- a CDS encoding hemolysin family protein, whose protein sequence is MVDVAFSAARVLLALFLVVLNGFFVASEFAFVRVRSTSVEQLAEEGRAGAGVLQDVMANLDDYLAATQLGITIASLGLGWIGEPAVAALIEPILESVLPASLIHLVAFAIGFSFITFLHVVFGELAPKTIAIADAERVSLLLAPPMKFSYYLFKPGIVVFNGTANAFTRLLGVPPASESNETLEEREIRRVLMRSGEEGHVEMAEVDMIERVFDLNDTVVREVMVPRPDVVSVPADLSLSDLRSTVLDAEHTRYPVVEADDADRVVGFVDVKDVLRAAETGSESATAGDLAREIIVVPETMTVNDLLLQFRDEQRQMAAVIDEWGALEGIATVEDVVEAIVGDLRDEFDAERREHSIRSVDDDTYDADGSVTLSAINDTLDTDFETEGFETLAGFVFDRLGRAPEVGDNIEAEGYVIEVTSVDGARISTLRIKSAPDDPDTSAE, encoded by the coding sequence ATGGTAGACGTCGCCTTCTCCGCGGCGCGGGTCCTCCTCGCCCTGTTCCTCGTCGTCCTGAACGGCTTTTTCGTCGCCTCGGAGTTCGCCTTCGTCCGGGTCCGGTCTACGTCGGTCGAACAACTGGCCGAGGAGGGACGCGCTGGGGCCGGCGTCCTACAGGACGTGATGGCGAACCTCGACGACTACCTCGCGGCGACGCAACTCGGCATCACCATCGCCTCGCTCGGCCTCGGTTGGATCGGCGAACCGGCCGTCGCGGCACTTATCGAGCCAATTCTCGAATCCGTACTGCCGGCGAGTCTCATCCACCTCGTGGCGTTCGCAATCGGCTTCAGTTTCATCACGTTCCTCCACGTCGTCTTCGGCGAACTCGCACCGAAGACGATTGCAATCGCTGACGCCGAGCGAGTCTCGTTGTTGCTGGCCCCGCCGATGAAGTTCTCCTATTACCTGTTCAAACCCGGCATCGTCGTGTTCAACGGCACTGCCAACGCCTTCACCCGCCTGCTGGGAGTCCCGCCGGCCTCCGAGAGCAACGAGACGCTCGAAGAGCGCGAAATCCGTCGCGTCTTGATGCGGTCGGGCGAAGAGGGCCACGTCGAGATGGCCGAAGTCGACATGATAGAGCGCGTGTTCGACCTCAACGACACCGTGGTTCGAGAGGTGATGGTGCCGCGACCGGACGTGGTGAGCGTCCCGGCCGACCTGTCGCTGTCCGACCTCCGGTCGACGGTGCTTGACGCCGAGCACACGCGTTACCCCGTCGTCGAGGCCGACGACGCCGACCGTGTGGTCGGATTCGTCGACGTGAAAGACGTGCTCCGCGCTGCCGAGACCGGCTCCGAGTCGGCGACCGCTGGCGACCTTGCACGCGAAATCATCGTCGTTCCGGAGACGATGACGGTCAACGACCTCCTCTTGCAGTTCCGGGACGAACAGCGACAGATGGCTGCCGTCATCGACGAGTGGGGCGCCCTCGAAGGCATCGCGACCGTCGAAGACGTCGTTGAGGCCATCGTCGGTGACCTCCGCGACGAGTTCGATGCCGAGCGCCGCGAACACTCGATACGCAGCGTCGACGACGACACCTACGATGCCGACGGGTCGGTTACGCTGTCGGCCATCAACGACACCCTCGACACCGACTTTGAGACCGAGGGCTTCGAGACGCTCGCCGGATTTGTGTTCGACCGCCTCGGGCGGGCACCCGAAGTCGGCGACAACATCGAGGCTGAGGGGTACGTCATCGAAGTGACGAGCGTCGACGGCGCCCGTATCTCGACGCTCCGAATCAAAAGCGCGCCCGATGACCCGGACACGTCGGCGGAGTAA
- a CDS encoding DUF2298 domain-containing protein — protein sequence MLELAIVLKWLVAFAALTAVGAPLAAAAFPRLPRRGAALALPAAVVPLALLVFWLGQVTFGLHTVVVGLGLVVAASALAYRRGAEPEWRAVAGGYAVFAVGFLFLVSFRMYNAGITPAGGEQFLHFGLVKALLRAETLPPEDFWFAGEPLRYYYGTQMQVASYTLLTDTAPRYGFNLGIAAFYGFLVVSAYGLVGAATALRGRSYRLGGALGVFFVALAGALTTAVRLGFGLLPRETALEYGRPAFDAVRHMPYEEAVVRLSNPFEWGWFYTRYVVPNTLQEFPLYSFVKSDLHGHALANGYILFAAALALSYYLTPAEERGRRLAVVYGGMGLVAGVFGFMNTWSLPTVVGLAWLALAAADAHPATLLPGVGDRLAVDADPESGGRLEWLGAELWRIVLAGVLAAGVGLVGVALASPFLIFGNVPTNEGVGFLPPRTDIWPFLVIYGNVLALFAGYLLYSGREAIRDASPVAVVAVSLSGLAAVAALLWLVDFAVLAVTGPLLLGAWWLLRTDRIGFEGLLLVAGVGLILSMEIVYAKVWPPTQIRWNTTLKVAVQGWTLAAAGMGGASALVLTDARQYLAERLSSEPTETSTDTAARADGGAEDVTGRIPSMPTPTRSAVVAGTLVVAVILLSSPFAVLTFAGEVGSDAAADREATLDGLATHEHWHAEEMEAIHWLDDRQGTPTIVEAPGRATYRWSSPASTLTGLPAVIGWDHQQGYRGVEAFERRAEEVDAVYAGPWSDAAATLRTYEVQYVYVGPNEREQYGENLRAFDERPELSVAFENEAVTIYEVDHSALSASGGG from the coding sequence GTGCTCGAACTCGCTATCGTCCTGAAGTGGCTCGTTGCGTTCGCGGCCCTGACCGCGGTCGGCGCGCCGCTGGCGGCGGCCGCTTTCCCGCGGCTTCCCCGCCGCGGTGCGGCGCTGGCCCTCCCGGCGGCCGTCGTCCCGCTTGCGCTGTTGGTGTTCTGGCTGGGACAGGTGACCTTCGGTCTCCACACCGTCGTCGTCGGCCTGGGTCTCGTCGTCGCGGCGTCGGCGCTGGCGTATCGCCGCGGCGCTGAACCGGAGTGGCGCGCCGTCGCCGGTGGCTACGCCGTCTTCGCCGTCGGCTTCCTGTTTCTCGTCTCCTTCCGGATGTACAACGCCGGCATCACGCCGGCCGGTGGCGAACAGTTCCTCCACTTCGGATTGGTGAAGGCGCTGTTGCGAGCGGAGACGCTTCCACCCGAGGACTTCTGGTTCGCCGGCGAACCGCTCCGGTACTACTACGGCACCCAGATGCAGGTCGCCAGTTACACGCTGTTGACCGACACCGCACCGCGGTACGGGTTCAACCTCGGTATCGCAGCGTTCTACGGCTTCCTCGTCGTGTCGGCGTACGGTCTCGTCGGCGCGGCGACGGCGCTCCGCGGTCGGTCCTACCGTCTCGGCGGCGCACTCGGCGTGTTCTTCGTCGCCCTCGCGGGCGCGCTGACGACCGCCGTCCGCCTCGGCTTCGGCCTGCTTCCCCGCGAAACCGCCCTCGAGTACGGCCGGCCCGCCTTCGACGCGGTCCGGCACATGCCCTACGAGGAGGCCGTCGTTCGACTGAGCAATCCCTTCGAGTGGGGTTGGTTCTACACCCGATACGTCGTCCCCAACACCCTCCAAGAGTTCCCGCTGTACTCCTTCGTGAAGTCCGACCTCCACGGCCACGCGCTGGCCAACGGCTACATTCTCTTTGCCGCCGCCTTGGCGCTCAGTTACTATCTGACGCCGGCCGAGGAACGCGGCCGACGCCTCGCCGTCGTCTACGGCGGGATGGGACTCGTCGCGGGCGTCTTCGGGTTCATGAACACGTGGTCGCTGCCGACCGTCGTCGGATTGGCGTGGCTCGCACTCGCTGCCGCCGACGCCCACCCGGCGACGCTGCTTCCCGGCGTCGGTGACCGACTGGCCGTCGATGCCGACCCCGAATCCGGCGGTCGACTCGAATGGCTCGGCGCCGAACTGTGGCGTATCGTCCTCGCGGGCGTCCTCGCGGCGGGCGTCGGATTGGTCGGCGTCGCCTTGGCCTCTCCGTTCCTCATCTTCGGCAACGTCCCGACCAACGAGGGCGTCGGCTTCCTGCCGCCGCGAACCGATATCTGGCCCTTCCTCGTCATCTACGGCAACGTGCTGGCGCTGTTCGCCGGCTACCTGCTCTACAGCGGCCGCGAGGCGATTCGTGACGCCTCGCCGGTCGCCGTCGTCGCCGTCTCGCTGTCGGGGCTGGCCGCCGTCGCCGCCTTGCTCTGGCTCGTCGACTTCGCGGTGCTGGCGGTCACCGGCCCGCTGTTGCTCGGTGCGTGGTGGCTCCTCCGAACGGACCGCATCGGCTTCGAGGGACTGTTGCTCGTCGCCGGTGTCGGGCTGATTCTGTCGATGGAAATCGTCTACGCAAAGGTGTGGCCGCCGACCCAGATTCGCTGGAACACGACGCTGAAGGTCGCCGTCCAGGGGTGGACCCTCGCCGCGGCGGGGATGGGCGGTGCGAGCGCGCTCGTCCTCACGGACGCACGCCAGTATCTCGCGGAGCGACTGTCGAGTGAACCCACCGAGACATCGACCGACACTGCCGCTCGCGCGGACGGTGGGGCAGAAGACGTGACCGGTCGGATTCCATCGATGCCGACGCCGACGCGCTCCGCTGTGGTCGCCGGAACGTTGGTCGTCGCCGTCATCCTCTTGAGCAGTCCGTTCGCAGTCCTGACGTTCGCCGGTGAAGTCGGCTCCGACGCGGCCGCCGACCGCGAGGCGACTCTCGACGGACTGGCGACCCACGAACACTGGCACGCCGAAGAGATGGAGGCCATTCACTGGCTCGACGACCGGCAGGGGACGCCGACCATCGTCGAGGCGCCGGGTCGGGCGACGTACCGCTGGAGCAGTCCCGCCTCGACGCTGACTGGCCTGCCCGCGGTCATCGGATGGGACCACCAACAGGGGTATCGCGGCGTCGAGGCATTCGAGCGCCGCGCCGAGGAGGTCGACGCCGTCTACGCCGGGCCGTGGTCCGACGCCGCAGCGACGCTCCGAACCTACGAGGTGCAGTACGTCTACGTCGGCCCCAACGAGCGCGAACAGTACGGCGAGAACCTTCGGGCGTTCGACGAGCGACCGGAGTTATCCGTCGCCTTCGAGAACGAGGCGGTGACGATTTACGAGGTCGACCATTCCGCGCTCTCGGCGTCCGGGGGTGGTTGA
- a CDS encoding spermidine synthase produces MDSLPGRSFGRVTAPELAVFVSGVASMGLEILAGRMVAPQFGSSIYTWGSIIGVFLAALSLGYHYGGKRAAERASVDRLTWLLLGTAAYVALLIFAGDLLLAAGSSFPLPSRFASLPAITLLFGPPTYLLGFISPYAAELSNTEEIGEASGRVYALGTVGSILGAFGTTFFLIPSFGIEAISFLFGLLLVGTALSIALPSMNREPLFATVGVTVLLVAAIGSGAVGVSTGGQVVYQTQTPYQELEVADLGDTRTLYLDGQRHSAMDLDDPNRHVFEYTRYFHMPYLFAKDPDDIDRVLFVGGGGFTGPKRFAAEYNATVDVVEIDPEVIDVAKQYFRVEESEQLNIHNGDGRRFLRNTNHTYDLIVLDAYKKDKVPFQLTTVEFMQLTNDRLSEDGILFANLISAPSGPASEFYRAEYRTMEQVYPQVYSFPTAGSSVVQNIEIVATKNPEQVTEAELRERNRQRDIGIDLESEIGSYRNDEPTDDVPILRDDRAPVDSLLDPMVGQRYVIEQTAPGNETAG; encoded by the coding sequence ATGGATTCGCTTCCGGGTCGGTCGTTCGGTCGGGTGACCGCACCCGAACTCGCGGTGTTCGTCTCCGGCGTGGCGAGTATGGGGCTGGAAATCCTCGCCGGCCGCATGGTCGCCCCCCAGTTCGGCAGCAGCATCTACACCTGGGGGAGCATCATCGGCGTGTTCCTCGCGGCGCTGAGCCTCGGGTATCACTACGGCGGCAAGCGCGCCGCCGAACGCGCCAGCGTCGACCGCCTGACGTGGCTGTTGCTCGGGACGGCCGCCTACGTCGCGCTGTTGATTTTCGCGGGCGACTTGCTGTTGGCGGCGGGGTCGTCGTTCCCGCTTCCCAGTCGGTTCGCCTCGCTGCCGGCCATCACGCTGCTGTTCGGTCCGCCGACGTATCTGCTCGGCTTCATCAGTCCCTACGCGGCCGAGTTGTCGAACACGGAAGAAATCGGCGAGGCCTCCGGTCGGGTGTACGCGCTCGGAACGGTCGGAAGTATCCTCGGCGCGTTCGGTACGACCTTTTTCCTCATCCCCTCGTTCGGCATCGAGGCTATCAGTTTCCTGTTTGGTCTGCTGTTGGTCGGGACGGCGCTGTCCATTGCGCTGCCGTCGATGAACCGCGAACCGCTGTTCGCCACGGTCGGCGTCACGGTGCTTCTCGTCGCCGCCATCGGTAGCGGTGCCGTCGGCGTCTCGACGGGTGGACAGGTCGTCTACCAGACCCAGACGCCGTATCAGGAACTCGAAGTGGCAGACCTCGGCGACACCCGGACGCTGTATCTCGACGGCCAACGCCACAGCGCGATGGACCTCGACGACCCGAACCGCCACGTCTTCGAGTACACGCGATACTTCCACATGCCGTATCTGTTCGCGAAGGACCCCGACGACATCGACAGAGTGCTGTTCGTCGGTGGCGGTGGGTTCACCGGCCCGAAACGGTTCGCCGCCGAGTACAACGCCACCGTCGACGTGGTGGAAATCGACCCCGAAGTCATCGACGTAGCCAAGCAGTACTTCCGCGTCGAGGAGTCGGAGCAACTCAACATCCACAACGGCGACGGCCGTCGGTTCCTTCGGAACACCAACCACACCTACGATCTCATCGTCCTCGACGCCTACAAGAAGGACAAGGTGCCGTTCCAGTTGACGACGGTGGAGTTCATGCAGTTGACCAACGACCGCCTCTCGGAGGACGGCATCCTGTTTGCGAACCTCATCTCAGCGCCGAGCGGGCCGGCCTCGGAGTTCTACCGCGCCGAGTACCGAACGATGGAGCAGGTGTACCCGCAGGTGTACAGTTTCCCGACCGCCGGGTCGAGCGTCGTCCAGAACATCGAAATCGTCGCCACGAAGAACCCCGAACAGGTGACCGAAGCCGAACTGCGCGAACGGAACCGCCAGCGCGACATCGGCATCGACCTCGAAAGCGAAATCGGAAGCTATCGGAACGACGAACCGACCGACGACGTACCGATACTCAGAGACGACCGCGCGCCGGTCGACAGCCTGCTGGACCCGATGGTGGGCCAGCGGTACGTCATCGAGCAGACGGCACCCGGAAACGAGACGGCCGGCTGA
- a CDS encoding thiamine pyrophosphate-dependent dehydrogenase E1 component subunit alpha: MTFGSDDEIHRRLDSDGRPLDDGYEPPLSDEQLVELYADMRLARHFDERMISLQRQGRVGTYASLAGQEGSQFGSMYAVDDADWILYQYREHAAVVDRGPLAEYVRYWMGHESGNAALTDHNIAPLNISIAGHIPHATGMAWASKLQGDDNAIVCHFGEGSTSEGDFHEGLNFAGVFDVPAVFICNNNGWAISHPADEQTASESYAEKAAAYGLPGVVVDGMDPLATYEVVSEALAKAKDPDAETRPTLVEAVQYRFGAHTTADDPTAYRDDSEVEQWKEWDPIPRMETFLRERGSLDEERIDTIDEEVQETVADIIDRGTDVEADPEDLFADAYAEPTPRVQEGQEYLQRLREEYGDEALLDGE; encoded by the coding sequence ATGACCTTCGGCTCGGACGACGAGATACACCGCCGACTCGATTCGGACGGCCGGCCGCTGGACGACGGCTACGAACCGCCGCTGTCCGACGAGCAGTTGGTGGAGTTGTACGCCGACATGCGGCTGGCCCGGCACTTCGACGAGCGGATGATAAGCCTCCAGCGGCAGGGCCGTGTGGGCACCTACGCCTCGCTGGCAGGACAGGAGGGGTCACAATTCGGGTCGATGTACGCCGTCGACGACGCCGACTGGATACTGTACCAGTATCGGGAACACGCCGCCGTCGTCGACCGCGGGCCGCTGGCGGAGTACGTCCGCTACTGGATGGGCCACGAGTCGGGAAACGCCGCACTAACCGACCACAACATCGCGCCGCTGAACATCTCCATCGCGGGCCATATCCCCCACGCGACAGGGATGGCGTGGGCGTCGAAACTGCAGGGCGACGACAACGCCATCGTCTGTCACTTCGGGGAGGGTTCGACCAGCGAAGGCGACTTCCACGAAGGGCTGAACTTCGCCGGCGTCTTCGACGTTCCGGCAGTGTTCATCTGCAACAACAACGGGTGGGCCATCTCCCATCCGGCCGACGAGCAGACCGCCAGCGAGTCCTACGCCGAGAAGGCGGCCGCCTACGGACTTCCCGGCGTCGTCGTCGACGGGATGGACCCGCTTGCGACCTACGAGGTGGTCTCGGAGGCGCTCGCGAAGGCGAAAGACCCCGACGCCGAGACGCGGCCGACGCTCGTCGAGGCGGTCCAGTACCGCTTCGGTGCCCACACGACCGCCGACGACCCCACCGCCTACCGCGACGACAGCGAGGTCGAACAGTGGAAGGAGTGGGACCCGATACCCCGGATGGAGACGTTCCTCAGGGAGCGGGGGTCCCTCGACGAGGAACGAATCGACACCATCGACGAGGAGGTCCAGGAGACCGTTGCCGACATCATCGACCGCGGGACCGATGTCGAGGCCGACCCTGAGGACCTCTTTGCGGACGCCTACGCCGAACCGACCCCGCGGGTCCAAGAAGGTCAGGAGTACCTCCAGCGACTCCGCGAGGAGTACGGCGACGAGGCACTGCTGGACGGGGAGTAA
- a CDS encoding DUF5658 family protein: MSADTPARSPFELLADAERPLWVAAVLLYGVGDTATTFWGLSAGGAAEAGPIAGAFIHAYGPVALLGLKAVVFTLFYLAWRVLRTPGRTAVPLALAVVGGLVTAWNLLVLSGTL, encoded by the coding sequence GTGAGCGCCGACACGCCCGCCCGGAGCCCCTTCGAGTTGCTCGCCGACGCCGAGCGACCGCTGTGGGTCGCGGCGGTGCTTCTGTACGGCGTCGGTGACACCGCGACGACGTTCTGGGGCCTTTCCGCTGGCGGGGCCGCCGAAGCCGGCCCCATCGCCGGGGCGTTCATCCACGCCTACGGCCCGGTCGCGCTGTTGGGCCTCAAGGCAGTCGTGTTCACGCTGTTTTACCTAGCGTGGCGCGTGTTGCGGACGCCCGGCCGAACGGCCGTCCCGCTGGCGCTGGCGGTCGTCGGCGGACTCGTCACGGCGTGGAACCTGCTGGTGCTGTCGGGAACGCTGTGA
- a CDS encoding redox-regulated ATPase YchF, whose protein sequence is MSYTVGLVGKPSVGKSTFFNAATMNDVPEGAYPFTTIDPSIGEAYVRVPCAAPEFEETCTPDSGFCRKGERFVPVKLVDVAGLIPGAHEGAGLGNQFLTDLNEADVLVHVVDFSGTTDAEGEPTEGHDPRDDIEFLEDELDMWYLDILERGIERYEGAYNTAETDIEVELAEQMTAFRTNEDEIKRLIRRVGCGFEPAEWDGDDRETLAREIRQATKPIVIAANKMDTPEAQANYEEITSDPDYDHLEIVPASAHAEKALKAADENGVVEYVPGSTDFEIVGDISEEQAAGLDRIAEFAAEYDGTGVQAALETALFDTLGLLAVFPGSSGGLGTADGKILPDCFLLPPDATTSDFAYHIHSDLGDGLLHGVDCRAGRQIGGDHELDHRDVVELITTN, encoded by the coding sequence ATGAGCTATACGGTCGGACTCGTCGGCAAGCCCTCGGTCGGCAAGTCCACGTTTTTCAACGCCGCGACGATGAACGACGTGCCGGAGGGTGCGTATCCGTTCACGACTATCGACCCCTCCATCGGCGAAGCGTACGTCCGCGTCCCCTGTGCTGCTCCCGAATTCGAAGAGACCTGTACGCCCGATTCGGGCTTTTGCCGGAAGGGCGAGCGGTTCGTCCCCGTCAAACTCGTCGACGTGGCCGGACTCATCCCCGGCGCCCACGAGGGCGCCGGCCTCGGCAATCAGTTCCTCACCGACCTCAACGAGGCTGACGTGTTGGTCCACGTCGTCGACTTCTCGGGGACGACCGACGCCGAGGGCGAACCCACCGAGGGCCACGACCCCCGCGACGACATCGAGTTCCTCGAAGACGAACTCGACATGTGGTATCTCGACATCCTCGAACGCGGCATCGAGCGCTACGAGGGCGCCTACAACACCGCCGAGACGGACATCGAAGTCGAACTCGCAGAGCAGATGACCGCCTTCCGGACCAACGAAGACGAAATCAAGCGTCTCATCCGCCGGGTTGGCTGTGGCTTCGAACCTGCCGAGTGGGACGGAGACGACCGCGAGACGTTGGCGAGAGAGATTCGGCAGGCAACCAAACCAATCGTCATCGCCGCCAACAAGATGGACACCCCCGAAGCACAGGCCAACTACGAGGAAATCACGTCGGACCCCGACTACGACCACCTCGAAATTGTCCCCGCCAGCGCCCACGCCGAGAAGGCGCTGAAGGCGGCCGACGAAAACGGCGTCGTCGAGTACGTCCCCGGCAGCACCGACTTCGAGATAGTCGGCGACATCTCTGAGGAACAAGCCGCCGGCCTCGACCGCATCGCCGAGTTCGCCGCCGAGTACGACGGCACCGGCGTCCAAGCCGCACTGGAGACCGCGCTGTTCGACACGCTCGGCCTGCTGGCGGTGTTCCCCGGCTCTTCGGGCGGCCTCGGCACTGCGGACGGCAAAATCCTCCCGGACTGCTTCCTGTTGCCGCCGGATGCGACCACCTCGGATTTCGCCTACCACATCCACTCGGACCTCGGCGACGGCCTGCTCCACGGCGTCGACTGCCGTGCCGGCCGACAAATCGGCGGCGACCACGAACTTGACCACCGGGACGTGGTCGAACTCATCACAACGAACTGA
- a CDS encoding SGF11 family protein produces MTNVPEKRDRNLRRPDHAIPPQTDEIRAELEAGDRELLHCLNCGRQLVALRHGERCLFCGSGATVVEEWR; encoded by the coding sequence ATGACGAACGTGCCCGAGAAACGCGACCGGAACCTGCGGCGACCCGACCACGCCATCCCGCCACAGACCGACGAGATACGCGCGGAACTGGAGGCGGGCGACCGCGAACTGCTGCACTGTCTGAACTGCGGTCGACAGTTGGTCGCGCTTCGACACGGCGAGCGGTGTCTGTTCTGTGGCTCCGGCGCCACCGTCGTCGAGGAGTGGCGCTGA
- a CDS encoding DUF7521 family protein has product MVDILQGVLILMRLVLFGLSLGLTLISFQAYSKRGSDRLQYAFIGFAFISMGVAMTNLTTQVGVSGDLGRQLFYLQIAETVPFIVGFAMIYMSLYR; this is encoded by the coding sequence ATGGTCGATATCCTGCAGGGCGTGTTGATTCTGATGCGACTCGTTCTCTTCGGCCTCTCGCTCGGACTGACGCTCATCAGTTTTCAGGCGTACTCCAAGCGGGGGTCGGACCGACTCCAGTACGCGTTCATCGGGTTCGCGTTCATCAGCATGGGCGTCGCGATGACGAACCTCACGACACAGGTCGGCGTGAGCGGTGACCTCGGCCGGCAGTTGTTCTACCTACAAATCGCCGAGACGGTGCCGTTTATCGTCGGCTTCGCGATGATTTACATGTCGCTGTATCGCTAG
- a CDS encoding winged helix-turn-helix domain-containing protein, with amino-acid sequence MADDRSIEDVLDTIGDQHARTVLAAISRQPRSAKELAEECDLSLPTIYRRLELLQDHELIIEQTAVAEDGNHYNVYECNFDSTVIQLEDDEYKVRIYRRENLPDRFTQLWDDLGAE; translated from the coding sequence GTGGCAGACGATCGTAGCATCGAGGATGTCCTCGATACAATTGGCGACCAACACGCACGGACGGTACTGGCAGCGATTAGTCGCCAGCCTCGTTCGGCGAAGGAACTCGCCGAAGAGTGTGATTTGTCGCTTCCGACCATTTACCGGCGGCTCGAACTGTTACAGGACCACGAACTCATCATCGAGCAGACGGCCGTCGCCGAGGACGGCAACCACTACAACGTCTACGAGTGCAACTTCGACAGCACCGTCATCCAACTGGAAGACGACGAGTACAAGGTCCGCATTTATCGACGCGAGAACCTCCCGGACCGCTTCACGCAGTTGTGGGACGACCTCGGCGCCGAGTGA